From one Desulfurococcus sp. genomic stretch:
- a CDS encoding tyrosine--tRNA ligase: MSLEERLHLAARNTVEVVTRDELKRILEENPRPRGYLGFEPSGLVHVGWLVWMFKVRDLVKAGLDFYVLEATWHAFINDKLGGNMELIRKAARYTRKVLEALGVPESSIKYVDAEELVSDTEYWGILLKVAKNVSLARVRRAVTIMGRKMDESEADFSKLIYPLMQVTDIFYLDLDVALGGLDQRKAHMLARDVAEKLGFKKPVAVHTPIITGLQGPAGKVGGEHDEIAADTKMSKSKPETAIFVHEDPEVVEAKILKAYCPPRTVEFNPVVEINKYLLFQQDKFTLVVERPEKHGGTIIIERYDDLERMYLNGEIHPLDLKKATANALNKLLDPIRRKLTSDPEARSLLEELSKARVTR, from the coding sequence ATGAGCCTCGAGGAGAGACTTCACTTAGCAGCCCGCAATACTGTTGAAGTTGTGACTAGAGATGAACTTAAGAGAATCCTGGAGGAGAATCCACGCCCCCGAGGCTACCTCGGCTTCGAGCCGAGCGGCCTAGTTCACGTGGGATGGCTTGTCTGGATGTTCAAGGTTAGAGATCTAGTGAAAGCAGGATTAGACTTCTACGTGCTCGAGGCCACCTGGCACGCCTTCATAAATGATAAGCTCGGCGGAAACATGGAGCTCATTCGTAAGGCAGCTAGGTACACGAGAAAAGTTCTTGAAGCCTTAGGTGTACCCGAGTCAAGCATAAAGTATGTTGACGCCGAGGAGCTAGTCAGCGATACAGAGTACTGGGGGATTCTCCTAAAGGTAGCTAAAAACGTCAGCTTAGCTAGAGTTAGAAGAGCTGTCACGATAATGGGGCGTAAGATGGATGAGAGTGAAGCCGATTTCTCTAAACTAATATACCCGTTGATGCAGGTCACAGATATATTCTACCTGGATCTTGATGTCGCCTTAGGGGGATTAGATCAAAGGAAAGCTCACATGCTGGCTAGAGATGTAGCAGAAAAGCTGGGCTTCAAGAAACCTGTAGCAGTACACACTCCAATTATAACAGGGCTTCAAGGACCAGCGGGAAAAGTAGGAGGTGAGCACGATGAAATAGCAGCCGATACTAAAATGAGTAAGAGTAAACCCGAGACCGCCATCTTCGTACACGAGGATCCAGAGGTAGTTGAAGCCAAGATCCTTAAAGCATACTGCCCGCCGAGGACAGTGGAGTTCAATCCGGTAGTAGAGATAAACAAGTATCTTCTCTTCCAGCAGGATAAATTCACTCTAGTGGTTGAGAGACCAGAGAAGCACGGGGGAACAATAATCATTGAAAGATATGATGACCTCGAGAGGATGTACTTGAATGGAGAGATACACCCCTTAGACTTAAAGAAGGCTACAGCAAACGCCTTAAACAAGCTATTAGACCCTATTAGAAGAAAGCTTACAAGCGATCCAGAGGCGCGAAGCCTCCTAGAGGAGCTTTCAAAAGCCAGAGTGACAAGATGA
- a CDS encoding metal-dependent hydrolase, translated as MGVIRYLGHSFFEVSLMGLDGVVKNIAIDPWVNNPLSPIRLEDYRRRRLDYIIVTHDHGDHLGNTVELARITGATVIGVYEVAVNIAEKGVKTIDGNIGGPLNIQDLEVILTSAVHSSSRGTPVGVVVRGKDLSVYHAGDTGVFSDMALIGELYKPRVALLPIGGHYTMGIREAVKAVELLKPEIVIPMHYNTFPVIKADPLEFKRLVEEKTRSRVVVLKPGEEFTYP; from the coding sequence ATGGGTGTTATAAGGTATCTCGGGCACAGCTTCTTCGAGGTATCTTTGATGGGGCTGGATGGAGTAGTTAAAAACATTGCTATAGACCCATGGGTGAATAACCCTCTAAGCCCTATTAGACTCGAAGACTACAGGAGGAGAAGGCTTGACTACATTATCGTCACACACGACCACGGGGACCACTTGGGTAACACAGTAGAGCTGGCAAGAATAACCGGGGCTACTGTAATAGGAGTTTACGAGGTAGCAGTAAACATAGCCGAGAAAGGCGTTAAAACTATTGATGGAAACATTGGAGGACCCTTAAACATCCAGGATCTAGAAGTCATCTTAACTAGTGCTGTACACAGTAGTAGCCGGGGAACCCCTGTAGGCGTTGTTGTACGCGGCAAAGACCTCTCAGTGTATCATGCAGGTGATACAGGGGTCTTCAGCGATATGGCATTAATTGGAGAGCTATACAAGCCTAGAGTAGCATTGCTACCAATAGGCGGACACTACACCATGGGTATCCGAGAGGCTGTTAAAGCAGTAGAGCTACTGAAACCTGAGATAGTTATACCCATGCACTATAATACATTCCCCGTGATAAAAGCCGATCCATTAGAATTCAAGAGGCTAGTAGAAGAGAAGACTCGTAGCAGAGTAGTAGTCTTAAAACCCGGGGAGGAATTCACGTACCCCTAG